A window of Micromonospora sp. WMMC415 genomic DNA:
GCCGGTCGGCGCCTGCTTCGTCAACGCGGCGAGCGCGGCCGTGAGGTGGGCCTCGGCGGCGGCCTTGTCGACACCGAGCCCGGACAGCACACCGCTGCCGTCCTCCTGCTCCAGCACCGCGAGCAGGATGTGCTCGGTCCCGATGTAGTTGTGCCCGAGCCGCAGCGCCTCGCGGAACGTCAGCTCCAGCACCTTCTTGCTCTGCGCGTCGAACGGGAGCAGCGGGGACAGCTCACCGCCGGGCGTCGGCGGGAGTGCGGCCGTCGCGGCCTCGCGCACCCGCTCCAGGGGTACGCCCTGCGCGACGATCGCCTGCGCCGCGAGTGCCTCCGGCTCGGCCAGCAGCCCCAGCACGATGTGCTCGGGGCGGATCTCGGTGTGTCCGGTGCCCCGGGCCTCGTTCTGCGAGGCCATGACGACGTTGCGGGCCCGGACGGTGAACCGGTTGAAGCCCTGCTGCGGGTCCAGCGGCGCATCGGTCGACTTCGGCACGAACCGCTTCTGCGCGGCCTGCTTGCTCACTCCCATGCTCCGGCCGATCTCCGTCCAGGAGGCGCCGGAGCGGCGGGCCTGGTCGACGAAGTGCCCGATCAGGTGGTCGGCGAGCTCGCCGAGGTGGTCGGCCGCGGCGACCGCACTGGCGAGCTGTTCAAGTGCGTCCGGGTGGACCTTCTTGATGGCCCCGATCAGGTCGTCGAGGCGTACGGGACTGGTCATCTGCACGGGCTCGGTCATGCGTCAACCATAGGTTGACGCCGGGGTGTCGTCAACCACGAGTTGACGACACCCCGGCCGAGATCAGGTGCAGCGCCAGACCACCGCCCGGATCGTCCCGGAAGCGTCGTCGGCCTGGCCGCCGATCGTGCGACCGTCGTCGCTGACCGTCTCCGCGATGTTGGTCAGCGCGCCCGGCTCGTGCTTCGCCAGGTCGGGCAGCGTCACCGGTCCCGCGTCGGAGAGGAACAGGCCCCGCCCCTGTCGGTCGGTCCCGACCTGCCAGCCGTGCACGTTCGCCGTGCTGGCCCGGGTGGCGAACGCGGGGAACAGCCGCGCCTCACCGGTGCGGACGTTCCACCGCACCGCCGACGCCGCGCCGGCGCCCCCACCGGTGAGCGCACCGGTCGCCCATCCGTTGCGGACCGTGAAGGCCCGGGCGCCGGTCGCCCCGTCGACCTTCGGCAGCGGCAGTTCCCGGTGCGACCCGTCGGGGAACCACACGT
This region includes:
- a CDS encoding Clp protease N-terminal domain-containing protein — protein: MTEPVQMTSPVRLDDLIGAIKKVHPDALEQLASAVAAADHLGELADHLIGHFVDQARRSGASWTEIGRSMGVSKQAAQKRFVPKSTDAPLDPQQGFNRFTVRARNVVMASQNEARGTGHTEIRPEHIVLGLLAEPEALAAQAIVAQGVPLERVREAATAALPPTPGGELSPLLPFDAQSKKVLELTFREALRLGHNYIGTEHILLAVLEQEDGSGVLSGLGVDKAAAEAHLTAALAALTKQAPTGE